DNA sequence from the Nicotiana tomentosiformis chromosome 3, ASM39032v3, whole genome shotgun sequence genome:
TTCAGACAAGCTGTTGCGTATGCTATGCATAGATTTCTGACTACTTGTTGCTCATTGATAGGATTTTAGCAATCCCTTTGATTTGTTTGAATCATTATTCGATGGCCTGGGTGGCATGGGGGGCATGGGTGTGGGAGGAAGAGGTTCACGGAACAGCGCAACTGAAGGCGAAGATCAGGTCTATAATTTGGTTTTGAATTTCAAAGAAGCTGTACTTGGGGTTGAGAAAGAGATTGAAATTGGTAGGCTTGAAAGCTGTGGTACCTGTGATGGATCAGGTGCAAAACCAGGGACTAAACCATCAACTTGTAATACTTGTGGTGGGCAAGGGCAGGTTGTCTCCTCAGCAAGGACTCCACTGGGTGTCTTCCAGCAGGTGATGACATGTTCTGCTTGCGGTGGGACTGGAGAGATATCTACTCCTTGCAACACATGTAGTGGGGATGGACGTGTGAGGAAATCGAAACGTATAAGCTTAAAAATCCCCCCTGGTGTAGATTCAGGTAGCCGGCTAAGGGTTCGGTCTGAAGGTAATGCAGGAAGGAGAGGTGGACACCCAGGCGATCTTTTTGTTACACTAGAAGTTCTCCCAGATCCTGTATTAAAGCGAGATGACACCAATATTCTCTACACTTGCAAAGTTTCTTATATTGATGCAATTTTGGGGACAACAATGAAGGTGCCCACGGTAGACGGAATGGTTGATCTAAAGATTCCATCTGGTACCCAGCCAGGCACAACACTGGTAATGGCGAAAAAAGGTGTGCCTCTTCTAAACAAACCTAACATGAGGGGCGACCAGCTAGTGAGAGTGCAAGTTGAGATTCCGAAACGGGTGAGTGGTGAGGAGAGGAAGCTCATTGAAGAACTAGCCAACTTTAAAAAGGCTAAGGCTACCAGCAGTAGGAAATAGCTGAAGGAGCTGCATCTTCCTCACTTTTGAATAATCTTATATACGGGGGTGTTTGGGTTTTGGGATATTCCTTTGTTTGCTCCAAAAAATAACAGACCACAATTTTAAGATTGATCCCTCATCAATCTATATGTAGCATAGTCGTGTATTAGGGAACACTTGAGGGTTGATTTATTAACATGTACTATAGCTAGGGGTGACAAACGGGCAGGTCGGGCGGATAAAAAATGGGTAAtgcaaaaacggataaattatctggCCTAACTCATATTTAATAgggataaaaaacgggttaatCGGCGGATAAtttggatatccatattatccatgacttctagaatatgatcacttttgggagaattaagtctcccaaacttgaggaacttCCAATTAGAAGCTTtataaatgtaaaagttaaacacacTAGTTATTCATTGTCTAAGTGAAAAATATGGTTCTTATTCATATTT
Encoded proteins:
- the LOC104110851 gene encoding chaperone protein dnaJ A7A, chloroplastic-like; the protein is MAIVPCGSTWRGQPQFLTKLSVASKFSTSPFCSSSKTRALVSPNSTLFCQESLRGLYSPVSHKNRCHRRGARFIVRADRDYYDVLGVSRNASKSEIKSAYRKLARSCHPDVNKEPGAEQKFKEISNAYEVLSDYEKRSIYDRYGEAGLEGSGMGMGDFSNPFDLFESLFDGLGGMGGMGVGGRGSRNSATEGEDQVYNLVLNFKEAVLGVEKEIEIGRLESCGTCDGSGAKPGTKPSTCNTCGGQGQVVSSARTPLGVFQQVMTCSACGGTGEISTPCNTCSGDGRVRKSKRISLKIPPGVDSGSRLRVRSEGNAGRRGGHPGDLFVTLEVLPDPVLKRDDTNILYTCKVSYIDAILGTTMKVPTVDGMVDLKIPSGTQPGTTLVMAKKGVPLLNKPNMRGDQLVRVQVEIPKRVSGEERKLIEELANFKKAKATSSRK